The Rosa rugosa chromosome 3, drRosRugo1.1, whole genome shotgun sequence sequence CTTTTCATTTGTATTGGCAATGGacaaataaattttcatttcatcaatctaatattacataagtgaaaaaccaagcattggaatcataacaatacaattatttaaaatatataactccctaattttcctaatcctcatcttcattaggaatccaatttgtgtttgtgGGGTCATCCATATGGTTGGGGTTGGTGGATTCACCCGAAGAGAAAGGTGGGGAATGGACAccaccggtgaatggtggttgtgggaagccaccggggaaaggaggttgtggataatacccaccggggaaaggaggttgtggatagccaccggggaaaggaggttgtggataatatccaccggtgaatggtggttgtgggaagcCAGATCCACGGGTTGCATCTTCAGCTTCTTTctccgcaatttttttttgttttctttgccagTAATTCTTTTTGGTTGGCGTCATCTTACTTGTGTCCatctccataatacgctcttccctctcttgatTTTTGAATTGTTGATCTTGAATATCCAATTGCAAGCGTATATAATCTCGTTGTTGTTGGTCACGGAGATGTCGAGCATATTCCTCATCACGTTTCTCCTTGGCAGACAGcattgatgtttggttggttgCTATAGTCTCCACAGCGGCTGTCAGAGGACTGGAATCATTAGatgctttctttcctttccgaagagcttctttggcagccttctttccttgaggcctcaccgAAGGATTGGGAGTTGCATCGGCGTTTACCTCATCTGCATCTATGTCCAACTGGACATGAGAATCAGGAACGGATTGTTGTGTGTGCATCGGTTCAGTTCCTCCCCTGAAGGTTCCTCCAGCCGAAGAGGAATGGTTTGGAATGTCATCAAATTGTTGAAACCCCTTAACAATCTCGTAACATTCTAAACTAATGAAATCAcctttttttggttttcctttcgatttggtcatcgcagctctccacaaatcttgtgcttgacgtacctatttaatttaaacaaaaaagtataaatctattagtacaaatataaacgagGTACAATGTATCAACTATTTAAATATAAGGTGACTATAAtgtataatttaaataaaatgaagtctaaagtatgattatgaagtactaatttgaagtataattatcaactaaattttaatatatcaactaataatttaaagtataattatcaacaaaatatttcaactaataatttaaagtaagatgtatcaactaattaaattttaatatactctaaaagaatcataaaaattaatattcgtgttacactacaaattcatacctcatcaatcaTATTCGCACCACTCTTGTACCACAATTTCGCTTGCCTTAACGCACAATGCCAAGCATAAAGTTCGACTTTCAAGGTTTTCCACCTCCCTTGAAAAGCTTGCAATGTTCGGACATATCCATCCCAATGTTCGGCATAGTGTTGGCGTACCTCTATCCATAGATCATCTTTTCTTCGATCCGTACCGATTGCCGGATCTTGGCTAACAGccttccaagacttgcacaattgaatgtcttcaatagtctgccaacgtgtcccgTCAATACTTGGATTTCCTACGGGTTGGACAATCGTATTGCCTCGTACACTCATATTGGAATCAAAAAATTGTAGAGTATGAAAGCTATGaggagaaggaacaaaaaattttgaggaagaaagatgatttttttggtgtgagaGGTAAATTAGGAggtgaggtatttataggaaattgtggttatattttttttgttaccgttgTAATTTAACGgttacaaacaatatatatatatttttccttttctccaTTTATCTAACTCCTTAATTGATGTCCATCAGATCTCATTCATAATTAAAACCAACGGTCAAGATCTGTGGACCGTTGGCTTCAATTTTCCAAGCAAACCAACGGCTAGACGCCACGTCAGGAAGACCACATGCCACAACCGGACAAAATCCGGCCTCCCACGCGCTGCAGCGTTTCCTCCGCTAGAAGACAAGCGAGTGGCCGCTACTCTACCTTCCTGGCGCGTCTCCCCTCAGCTCATCTTTTTGGGCCAGCTGGAGGCCTGGGTCACGGGCTCGGGGAGGAAGTTGCCCGAGCTGATGTCCTGGGTCATCTACTGTTGGGGAAGCCCAGCTCGGTGGAACGGTGAACAGTGAGTTTCTGGTGACTTCAGTCACCTTTtgacgtggtgcccgggcaCCACACGCCCCGGTGAACTTGCCCTAAGAGGACCAGAACACGTGGCTGACCAATAAGTTGGGAACTGCgactctcctcctctctctgcGTCTAGCTACTTCTCCTGCCTCCAGGTAAAGcttttcatttggttttgttATTTACATATCCAAATTACTATGCTTTTTGTATctgattttttctttctttctgaattTAATGTATCTCTGATTTCTAGAAACATTGAAGTTGGAGACTTTTAGTGCCGTTTCACAATCCCAGCAACCAAAAGAAGCATTAGCTCTTTTGCTAACCAAATGTTAATTGGAATGGAACAACTTAGCCAGTGCGTGATGTTGCTTCGAATAGTTGTCTAGTCTTTCCTGGCTTAATTATGGCATAGACGCATAAATTACTTCTGGTTGGAACTGAATTAGTGTTGTATTTATGACTGGAATGGTCAGTTTTATGTGTTCTTGGGTTGTTTGCTCGAGTGTAATCACATTTGATTCCTGTAGTGTTTTATATGATCCCTTCACTTTCCTCATTATGGATGTGCATACCAATATAGACTTGGAATCGCTAACAGCTGACAGCTACATTTTCTGTAATGATTAAATGCGGAATGTCCTCTATGAATTGCATCATTGATCGATTGATGAGTTAAATCTTCTTGGTATAATTCGAATAACTCGATTATCATTTAGATGTGTGTTA is a genomic window containing:
- the LOC133740099 gene encoding uncharacterized protein LOC133740099 gives rise to the protein MSVRGNTIVQPVGNPSIDGTRWQTIEDIQLCKSWKAVSQDPAIGTDRRKDDLWIEVRQHYAEHWDGYVRTLQAFQGRWKTLKVELYAWHCALRQAKLWYKSGANMIDEVRQAQDLWRAAMTKSKGKPKKGDFISLECYEIVKGFQQFDDIPNHSSSAGGTFRGGTEPMHTQQSVPDSHVQLDIDADEVNADATPNPSVRPQGKKAAKEALRKGKKASNDSSPLTAAVETIATNQTSMLSAKEKRDEEYARHLRDQQQRDYIRLQLDIQDQQFKNQEREERIMEMDTSKMTPTKKNYWQRKQKKIAEKEAEDATRGSGFPQPPFTGGYYPQPPFPGGYPQPPFPGGYYPQPPFPGGFPQPPFTGGVHSPPFSSGESTNPNHMDDPTNTNWIPNEDED